The Nicotiana tomentosiformis chromosome 9, ASM39032v3, whole genome shotgun sequence genome contains the following window.
TAAAAAAAGTTAGGTAATCTAGGTAAAAGTTTGAAGCAATTTCAGTTCCTTTTCTAGGTTTATGAGTTTTTTTGGTTCTAAGTTATAAAAAGAAACTGAAAATTTGATTGAGGTTTAGGAATGTTTCTTTTGAAAAGATTAATCGATTACTTCTTTATAAGAAAAgaattaattttttataattatgtTAGGTAAAAAATTCATTAattctttataaatattttaggtAAACTTTTCGTGCACTTTAGGTTTACGAATATTTTTTTTGGGTAAAATTCTCAAGCAATTTTACctccttttaggtttaggaaTATGTATgtattcctaatatttaggactttaaatttattaaaattttacctTTTATAAAGCCCCTCATTAACTATATAATGTAAACCAGACCACACACCTAATATCTGTCTCGAATTCTTTTTACTTTTATAGACGCTCTCTCTGCCAAACGCTCCATCCCCTCCCCAACGGTCAAAAACCAGACCACACACTCACAGGCAGCTGGTGACCACCCACGCCGGCGACCACCCCCACCAGCAGGTAAGCCCCGCTCCTCCCTCATCTCCCATGCCTCCCCTTCCTCTCTCTCCTCTTTCTTCTTTCCCTCTTCCCCACTACCATACTTACTAGAGCAACAACACTGCCGGCGACTGCTGTTTCGCCGGGCAGCAACATCGGCCCTTTTTCCTCTTGCTTTTCTTCTCCATTTTTAATTATTAGTTGCGGGTAACCCCCTCCCCCCTTTCTCTGCTCCTTTCCTCTTCGTTACCTTTTCTTTGCATTTTTTTATTACAGTTGGACTTCACCAGTGGTAGCGGTGACAGCCTCTCCCCCCTTTGTTTGGCTTCGTGGTGTTTTGTGTGTATATCAGGTTAGGCTCGGTGGATTTTGGTGATGAGTGGGACGTGCGTGTGCAAACAGTGAAGAACAGTCCGGGCGACTGTCAACAAGGGGCGACGCGGGAGTTGGAAGTGAACGTGCAAGGTGGCCGCAATACCGCCGTGTATACCAAGACAATTCCCAGGTTCTAATTGCGGGAGTTAGTACCTCCCGTTTTGCTGTTTCCCTTCGTTGTGTTAGTTAAATTGTTGCCATCTTAGTTCGCATTAGTTTAATCACCATATTAACGTGTCTGTAGTTACAATATATCTTTCTCTACTCTGGCATGTTGCCTAGTATGTGTTAGTGATTTCCTTTAGTCTGTCGTAGGTATAGTGGCTATGGTCTGGGATGGCCGAGTGAAGTCATGTCCTCGGGGGGAGCGGGGGGTAGGGCAGGGGTTAGGGGGTGGGAAGGCAGGCAAGGGAGGTAAGGGGAACAAGGGTGCctataggttgagaattgggtcatggaacatAGGTACACtgacgggtaagtctatagagttggAAAAGATCCTCCGGAAGAGGAGGGTCAATGTAGGATGTGTCCAGGAAACTAGGTGGGTAGGGTCTAGGGCAAGGGATGCGGATAAGTATAAGCCTTGGTACTCCGGAGTCCGGAagggtaagaatggagtgggtaTCTTAGTGGATGGGGAACTTAGAGAGTCGATGGTTGAGGTTAGAcgggtgaatgatagattgatgactattaagttggtggttggagagttCACCCTAAACATAGTTAGCGCCTACGCCCCGCATGCGGGCCTGGATGAGGAGGTTATACAGCAATTCTGGgaggggttagatgagattgtgcgtcAAGTACCGCCTACTGAGAGGCTATTTATAGAAGGGGATTTCAATGGTCATATTGGGTCGACCACAAGAGGCTATGGCGAAGTGCATGGAGGcttcggttttggggagaggaacggaggaggtacttCGCTGTTGGACTttgctaaggcttttgggttagtgattgcgaactctagctttcCGAAGAGGGATGAGCATTTGGTTACTTTCCAAAACGCTATGGCGACGACTCAGATTGACTATATCCTCCttaggaggtgtgacagagggcTGTGTAAGGATTGTAAGGTTATTCCGGGGTAAGATACTCACGACacaacataggctcttggtgatagatattggtattatgttaaagtgAAGGAAAAGGTTCGACTGCGGATGACCGAGAATTAGTGGGGTGCCttgactaaggataaagcccaggagttggaggggcggttgtcggctatgggagccTGGAGGAATAGTTGTGACGCGAGCATTATGTGGTCGACGACAACAAACTGTATAAGGGAGGCTGCGAGAGAAATGTTAAGGACCTCGACAGGCGTCTTTGGCAGGCATAAatgagactggtggtggaatgaagtggtccaagataaagtggaagcaaagaagaCAGCATACCTAAAATTAGTAGGGAGCACAAGTGAGAAGGAGAGGAGGGCGTGCATGGAGtggtataaggtagctaggaatGAAGCAAAGCTGGCAGTTACAGAGGCTAAAACTGCAGCCTATGGccgtatgtacgaggaactggggGGAAAAAGGCGGAgaaaagaagttattccggctggcgaagatgagagagaggaaggcccgggatttggaccaagtgagatgcatcaaggacaacgatggtagagtattgatggaagatgctcaGATTAAGAGCAGatgacagacttactttcatGAACTTCTGAATGAAAAAGGGGATCGGGAAATTGTGCTAggtgaattggagcattccgagagtcaccgtgactttggggaCTGCAGGCGCATCGAGGTTGAGGAGATCATGAGGGTTATGCATAAGATGAGCAGGGGTAGAGCGACCGGGCCCGACAAAATTCTGattgaattttggaagtgtgtgggtagagcaagcttggagtggctgactggactgtttaatgttatttttaggacGAATAGGATGTCGGAAGAGtagaggtggagtacggtggttccgttGTATAAGAATAacggtgatatccagagttgtaacaattataggggtatcaaattactgagtcataccatgaaagtttagGAGAGAGTGGTTGAAGCGAAGATGAGAAGGATAGTGTCTATATCCGACAACTAGTTCGGGTTCATGCTAGGTCGTTCTACTACGGAATCTAtacaccttattaggaggttggtggaatggtacagggagaggaagaaggatatgcacatggtgtttattgatttAGAGAAAGCGtacgacaaggttcctagagaagttctttGGAGATGCTTAGAGGCAAAAGGCGTGCCGGTTGCCTACATTTGGGCAATTaaagacatgtatgatggggctaagactcgggatAAGACtataggaggcgactctgagcagtttccagttattatggggttacaccaaggttctgcgctcagcccgttcttatttgccctggtgatggacgtgttaagacaccatattcaaggggaggtgccatggtgtatgttattcgccgatgacatagttctgattgatgagtcgcgaaccAGTGTTAACGAAAGGTTGGAGGTCTGGAGAcaggcccttgagtctaagggtttcaagctgagcaggatgaagacggaatacttggagtgtaagttcaacaCTGAGCCGAGGGAAGTAGGAGTggaagtgaggcttgaatcacaggtcatacTAAGTAGTGGCaaattcaagtaccttgggtcggttatccagaggaaaggggagattgacgaggatgtcacacaccgtattagGGTGGGgtagatgaagtggaggttagcatctggagtcatgtgtgataagagagtgccaacgatactcaaaggtaagttttacaaaGCGGTAGTTAGACCGTCCATGATGTATGGAGTTGAGTGTTGGCTTGTTaaaaactcacatatccagaagataaaagtagcagaaatgagaatGTTGAGGTGAATGTGCGGACACACTatgatggataagattaggaatgaagatattcggtataaggtgggcgtggctcccattgatgacaagatgtgggaagcACGACTCAGATGGTTCAAACACGTACAAAGAAGAAGCCCAGATGACCCGGTAAGGAGGCGTGAGTGGCTGGCTTTGGAGggcatgagaagaggtagaggaagACGTAAGAAGTAttgaggagaggtgattaggcaggacatggtgaggcttcagatttttgaggacatggcacttgataggaagttgtggaggtcgagtattagagttgtaggttaggaggtacaTAGTTGAGTCTCCCTTACTTCGTACCTTTCTGAGGCTAGTCTGGTAGGATTTTTGTCAATGTTAACTAGTGGCAAGgttgtgtcttactactctttTGTTTTCCATAGTGTCGGGTGTCTGTATTGTCTATCGCGTTTGCTTTGCATCTACTTTCTCATTTCCATGATGTTATTTTTCCTATGGTTTCTattggtgatactgatattgtctcttttcgtcttcttgagccgagggtctttcgaaaatagcctctctactccctcggggtagggataaggtctacatacacactaccctccacagaccccactagtgggatttcactgggtcgttgttgttgttgttgtaactaTATAATGTAAGATGATTATAATTTCTTACATCTTTTGTTCATAATTCCTTTTTTGTTACTAAGAGACACAAAAGCATTGCCATTGAATTAGAGATTTTTGTCTTTCTTCATTAAACTTTTGAGATTTTTATTTATACTGTGTAAACATAAAAGGTAAATTCAATATTCAAGCTAATTTTGTTTAAACAAATTCAAGCTTAAATTTTATAACTTATAGAAATAGGTCTTGTGGGAAGAAATTTGAATTTGGAACAAGAATAGAGACTGTACAAGCAGTATTATTCATGGAGATAACTGAAGTTTCTCCTCTTCGTTAATGGTAAGAACACTCTCACGCTCTCTTCTTGGTAAATCTCACATTTATAATTCATGCTAAATAAAACTATAATACGAAATATTATGTACTTTGCCTAATAGAGGAGtttgaaatcaattaaaattttaatgATCTGTTGGATAAACTTTGCCCTTTCCTTATTGCATTGAGACTATAAACTATAATTTATTTTGCCGATCATATTCGTAGGCTCAAAGTCAATGGTTATACAAGTTACGCTAGAGTGAAACTTTGTCTTTCAGGTCCGCTTTTGTGTTTTCTGTGTTAAGGCATAAAGACTTCATTTGACAATTCTAAAAAACATTTAAATCTTTCTTATGTTTCTACTATTCAGACTAACGTTTCAAATAAActaaatttatatattattttgatttatgtcaagacccaaaatcccactagtcgtgatggcacctaacccaacccgttaggtaagctaaTTTCCAAcaatccaattccaataaaattaattaaaataaaatatctaaaaccaatacatctccccaagaactggtagtacaaatcatgagcttctaagaatagagtgtacaaagcggaaatgcaataaatacatagtctgtttggataatacataaatagagcttttataaatctaaggctaccctgaacaagaggcagctacaacaggaacacaggtacatctttagatcccgcaaccatcgagcacaacaacaacaacagtcaatatctgcacgaaatgtgcagaagtgtagtatcagtacaaccgaccccatgtactgagtaagtaacaaacctagccgtaggttgaaagtagtgacgagcttctaccaaggtcagagtccaacttccataaccaataatagttcataacaatattaaacaagtaataccagaagtaactcaagaataaatgcttagctaaatcatgacttctgaaaataaTTCTGCCTTTCAAGTTCATCAATGAAAACCCGAATCGTATACCGAAACTACCAAAAATAtgaaaagtttgaaaatagtaatttttccaaaattctttcaataataaataaaatatctcattttctttcccagataaccagtgtaaaataaaTGTATCACTATGCCTATCCGTTAACATgtgagagaaatcatgaataatgtgataccgtacagcatgaggaaaacacatctctatgcatatatgtcatgtgtgcatgtcaatgcaatgtatctcagagattgtactcatgtactcacactctcagagtactcaatctcactgtctcgcattctctctcactatgctcagcacactcaatcactcaacgctatacaatacctgcagcgacgtgcagcccgatccctgtttatagtcgactgcgctcactgggggtgtacagactcatgaggggctcctacagcccaagcgctataagaacggacaactcacgtgctgcatagacaactcacgtgctataatatcatatctggatccgcacaaataactcacgtgctataataatatcttgATCCGCACGACcaaatcacgtgctataataatatctggatccacacggccaactcacgcgctataataatatctggatccgcacggctaactcacatgctataataatatctggatccgcacggccaactcacgtgcaatagtataatatatagatccgcacggccaactcacgtgcaatagtataatgtATAGATcctcacggccaactcacgtgcaatagtataatatatataaagccaacatggcctgctgcgacgtgcagtccgatcccaaaaatatcctcacaatcaggcccttgacctccctcagtcatcaatctctccagtctctctttcatgggctcacaatgtcatgagaatagcccaaaaatgatgatatgatgtattaataaataataacagagactaagatatgatatgcaatgaaatgaatatgactgagtataaatttttattttaaaataaatatttcacaacaatatgatctatatgggtcccaataatactggcacatagcctcaacatgatttttaatatgctttttagctcaatttctttaactcataaaatcgcatggaaaatgccaagatcatttaactacaaacttccacagaaataattatgtcataatttctatagtgcacgcccacacgcttgtcacctagTATTAGGGCTGGCAaatgggccggtcccgggcctaaacgggccaagtgggccggtccaaacggtcccgggcccaaATTAAACAGGCCAAATGGGCCCGGGACTAAAACgggctttttgtagggaccgtcccgggaccgggaccgtttggtcccgggctaaacggtcccagCGCTAAGTGGCCccaacaaattttaaaaaaataaaataaaataaaatagatattagagataaaaggatgttaaaaacaATATCGAAGACAAtgctttataaattttattatagaattgtgacgtgaattttaatattcaatatttaatatagaatatatatagtatataagatgtatatatagtatatcgatataagatgtatatatagtatatatatatatatatataccattttaacaggatcaagtggcgggcggtaatccgccatgccttctcaattaaattaaaacagaaatcaccaTTTGGccgggaactggacttgtttcacaccttacatctggcttttatatgcctggaaggttttcaccagttaaagatttctattttaacatatttgagaattcttaatctagctaattcagtatccttatatttaaagactggcggtaatccgcataatcagtaaggatataagaattgaaatatacttaaattttttatatagtttaatgactgtatggaaggttaaaaacctttactcaagcaaggggcctgtcataatataatacatacttttattgagctcATGTGtgtagcagttctaaccgtgaaggaagatgcccttttaactcctttatcgggctgaggttcacggctggctagacggagccactaaggcaaagccaataagagcattgttatatcagactgtaccaaccatcttgacaccaagtcaaaactctatatataaaactcatttatattttaatagatgctgtcgctttcatggtgtatataggagagaagttagatactcaacatagatatgaagtctcttagccggacatcatcacggccagagaggagagactagaagaaaagctaaactaagaaagacagaagtatgtaccttgtggccaagaagcaaggccctgaagatgaagaactgaaaacttttatttacttgttcttctattacaatctacaaacttcaaactaactctttacttacacttagagagagagagagagagagagagagagagagttctagagagagggagtcttAACGTCTGCCTCTTAAAAATGAACGAATGACTTCtacaaatagaaaaagaaaaggaatctatgaacagtaagAGTGGGTCCCCGTGGGTCCCGGTAAtagtgtttctactgttgaaacagtgtatttactgttgataaatagtgtatctactgttcgagtgggtccggcggcttcactatgCTGTAGGTCCGGTGGCTtcactgtttgagtggggtccagctgtttcactgtgCTAGTTTCTTTTCCGCTTTTTTCATTTTGCGGATGAGTTCTTCTACATCATGCAAGTCTTCTTCAGATAATATcctttctgcttcaatgggctgagaatcttcagcaatatcatcgttgcttgtttcactttgcattgacgtatctgacttttcatattgattgatggaagacagtaaatttcttttaacctcttccaagtaactgttaatcatatctgttttatctccttcttgaaaggagatccttctggcaatatgcctcactGAACTGTCATTAATTACCTCCTTCTGAGGTTTACTAGAATATTCTTGGATCTTTATCTGCCTAGAATATTCTTGTTAAGGCTTTATTCTGTGTATGTCTATCATTGTTGTAGAATAATGctttatcaaaagcttggatataatcccaaatgatatttctcttagaaaactctgacattcaggtgagtcatacaaaacccgttcctacTATGAAACGATACTAACCAGTACTGGAAGTGtagattttcagcacttttctgggtatagcacAGCCGAGAACGTTTATAAtttctcgaagattataattaaacagattatatctgttgaagactggggtatatccacaatgaaagaaaggcagataagccttaacaaagtgaaaatgaattttacttattgggattatTCTAGTAAAGATCCAAGAATATTCTAGGCAGATATTCTAGGCAGATAAAGATCCAAGAATATTCTAGTAAACCTCAGAAGGAGGTAATTAATGACAGTTCagtgaggcatattgccagaaggatctcctttcaagaaggagataaaacagatatgattaacagttacttggaagaggttaaaagaaatttactgtcttccatcaatcaatatgaaaagtcagatacgtcaatgcaaagtgaaacaagcaacgatgatattgctgaagattctcagcccattgaagcagaaaggATATTATCTGAAGAAGACTTGCATGATGCAGAAGAACTCATCCGCAAAATGAAAAAAGCGGAAAAGAAACTAGcacagtgaaacagctggaccccactcaaacagtgaAGCCACCGGACCTACAGCATAGTGAAGCCACCGGACCCACtcgaacagtagatacactgtttatcaacagtaaatacactgtttcaacagtagaaacactattacagggacccacggggacccactcttactgttcatagattccttttctttttctatttatagaagtcatTCGTTCATTTTTAAGAGGCAGACGTTaagactccctctctctagaactctctctctctctctctctctctctctctctctctaagtgtaagtaaagagttagtttgaagtttgtagattgtaatagaagaacaagtaaataaaagttttcagttcttcatcttcagggccttgcttcttggccacaaggtacatacttctgtctttcttagtttagcttttcttctagtctctcctctctggccgtgacgatgtccgactaagagacttcatatctatgttgagtatctaactcctctcctatatacaccatgaaagcgacgacatctattaaaatataaatgagttatatatatagagttttgacttggtgtcaagatggttggtacagtc
Protein-coding sequences here:
- the LOC138898789 gene encoding uncharacterized protein, giving the protein MVEVRRVNDRLMTIKLVVGEFTLNIVSAYAPHAGLDEEVIQQFWEGLDEIVRQVPPTERLFIEGDFNGHIGSTTRGYGEVHGGFGFGERNGGGTSLLDFAKAFGLVIANSSFPKRDEHLVTFQNAMATTQIDYILLRRCDRGLCKDLVQDKVEAKKTAYLKLVGSTSEKERRACMEWYKVARNEAKLAVTEAKTAAYGRMYEELGGKRRRKEVIPAGEDEREEGPGFGPSEMHQGQRWERKKDMHMVFIDLEKAYDKVPREVLWRCLEAKGVPVAYIWAIKDMYDGAKTRDKTIGGDSEQFPVIMGLHQGEVPWCMLFADDIVLIDESRTSVNERLEVWRQALESKGFKLSRMKTEYLECKFNTEPREVGVEVRLESQVILSSGKFKYLGSVIQRKGEIDEDVTHRIRVG